In Sparus aurata chromosome 3, fSpaAur1.1, whole genome shotgun sequence, the following are encoded in one genomic region:
- the clec3bb gene encoding tetranectin: protein MEFRGACVLLGVLLLVNCSLQQTPAKRKPVKKDATKDTAVEQLQKQIDNIVQELNLLKEQQALQTVCLKGEKIHGKCYLADPLRKRYHTASEDCNNLGGVLGAPMSSDENDQLRDYIRRSIGPDEQVWLGVNDMMTEGVWVDQTGSSITYKNWERPQPDGGQSQNCVALSGAARGKWFDENCRDEKPSVCQFNIV from the exons ATGGAGTTCAGAGGAGCGTGCGTGCTGCTGGGAGTCCTGCTGCTGGTCAACTGCTCGCTTCAGCAGACCCCAGCGAAGAGGAAGCCGGTGAAAAAAG ATGCGACTAAGGATACTGCTGTTGAGCAGCTCCAGAAGCAGATCGACAACATCGTGCAGGAGCTCAACTTACTGAAGGAACAGCAAGCCCTGCAGACAG TCTGTCTGAAAGGCGAAAAGATCCACGGAAAGTGTTACTTGGCTGACCCTCTGAGAAAACGCTATCACACTGCCAGTGAGGACTGTAACAACCTGGGCGGTGTCCTGGGCGCGCCCATGTCCAGCGACGAGAACGACCAGCTCAGAGACTACATCCGCCGGAGCATCGGCCCGGATGAGCAGGTCTGGCTGGGCGTCAACGACATGATGACCGAGGGCGTCTGGGTGGACCAGACCGGCTCCAGCATCACATACAAAAACTGGGAACGTCCTCAGCCGGACGGCGGGCAGTCCCAGAACTGCGTGGCCCTTTCCGGGGCCGCCCGTGGGAAGTGGTTCGACGAGAACTGTCGTGATGAGAAGCCGTCTGTCTGCCAGTTCAACATTGTTTGA
- the exosc7 gene encoding exosome complex component RRP42 isoform X1, with translation MATVQVSEAEKVYILHGIRDDLRVDGRGCEDYRHMEIETDVVSNTDGSAKVTLGHTVVLVGIKTEIGKPRPMLPDEGYLEFFVDCSANATPEFEGRGGEELGTELSNTLYKVFNNKHSVDLKSLCISAGEHCWVLYVDVLLLQCDGNLYDAISVAIKAALFNTKIPRVHISADEEGGKEIELSDDPYDCMRLNVENMPCIVTLCKVGHRHVVDATLQEKACSVASLIIAVTHKGTVTCARKVGGGSLDPESIFEMTEAGKRVGKALHAPLMKLLQQEESLGKTQQKVGFLG, from the exons ATGGCAACAGTACAAGTTAGTGAGGCTGAAAAGGTGTACATCTTACACGGTATACGG GATGACTTACGGGTGGACGGGAGAGGCTGTGAGGACTACAGACACATGGAAATAGAGACTGATGTGGTGTCCAACACAGACGGCTCGGCCAAAGTCACACTG GGACACACAGTGGTTCTAGTTGGGATTAAGACTGAAATTGGAAAACCAAGGCCCATGTTGCCAGATGAAGGCTACTTGGAGTTCTTTGTTGATTG TTCGGCCAATGCGACCCCCGAGTTTGAGGGCAGAGGAGGCGAGGAGCTGGGGACGGAGCTGAGCAACACTCTCTACAAGGTGtttaacaacaaacacagcgTGGACCTGAAGAGCCTCTGCATCAGTGCGGGAGAACACTGCTGGGTCCTCTATGTGGATGTGCTG CTCCTGCAGTGTGACGGAAACCTGTACGACGCCATCTCAGTAGCTATAAAGGCAGCTCTCTTCAACACAAA AATTCCCAGAGTGCACATATCAGCcgatgaggagggagggaaggaaatCGAGCTGTCAGACGACCCGTATGACTGTATGAGACTCAACGTGGAAAACATGCCTTGTATAGTGACGTTGTGCAAG GTGGGACACCGGCACGTAGTGGACGCGACTCTGCAGGAGAAGGCCTGCTCTGTGGCCAGCCTGATCATCGCTGTCACGCACAAGGGCACCGTCACCTGCGCGAGGAAGGTGGGCGGAGGCAGCCTGGATCCAGAGAGCATCTTCGAAATGACAGAG GCAGGTAAACGGGTCGGGAAGGCTCTTCATGCTCCGCtcatgaagctgctgcagcaggaggagagttTGGGAAAGACGCAACAGAAAGTTGGCTTCCTTGGTTAA
- the exosc7 gene encoding exosome complex component RRP42 isoform X2 gives MDQSHTHDDLRVDGRGCEDYRHMEIETDVVSNTDGSAKVTLGHTVVLVGIKTEIGKPRPMLPDEGYLEFFVDCSANATPEFEGRGGEELGTELSNTLYKVFNNKHSVDLKSLCISAGEHCWVLYVDVLLLQCDGNLYDAISVAIKAALFNTKIPRVHISADEEGGKEIELSDDPYDCMRLNVENMPCIVTLCKVGHRHVVDATLQEKACSVASLIIAVTHKGTVTCARKVGGGSLDPESIFEMTEAGKRVGKALHAPLMKLLQQEESLGKTQQKVGFLG, from the exons ATGGATCAATCACACACTCAT GATGACTTACGGGTGGACGGGAGAGGCTGTGAGGACTACAGACACATGGAAATAGAGACTGATGTGGTGTCCAACACAGACGGCTCGGCCAAAGTCACACTG GGACACACAGTGGTTCTAGTTGGGATTAAGACTGAAATTGGAAAACCAAGGCCCATGTTGCCAGATGAAGGCTACTTGGAGTTCTTTGTTGATTG TTCGGCCAATGCGACCCCCGAGTTTGAGGGCAGAGGAGGCGAGGAGCTGGGGACGGAGCTGAGCAACACTCTCTACAAGGTGtttaacaacaaacacagcgTGGACCTGAAGAGCCTCTGCATCAGTGCGGGAGAACACTGCTGGGTCCTCTATGTGGATGTGCTG CTCCTGCAGTGTGACGGAAACCTGTACGACGCCATCTCAGTAGCTATAAAGGCAGCTCTCTTCAACACAAA AATTCCCAGAGTGCACATATCAGCcgatgaggagggagggaaggaaatCGAGCTGTCAGACGACCCGTATGACTGTATGAGACTCAACGTGGAAAACATGCCTTGTATAGTGACGTTGTGCAAG GTGGGACACCGGCACGTAGTGGACGCGACTCTGCAGGAGAAGGCCTGCTCTGTGGCCAGCCTGATCATCGCTGTCACGCACAAGGGCACCGTCACCTGCGCGAGGAAGGTGGGCGGAGGCAGCCTGGATCCAGAGAGCATCTTCGAAATGACAGAG GCAGGTAAACGGGTCGGGAAGGCTCTTCATGCTCCGCtcatgaagctgctgcagcaggaggagagttTGGGAAAGACGCAACAGAAAGTTGGCTTCCTTGGTTAA
- the zdhhc3b gene encoding palmitoyltransferase ZDHHC3 — MKSPGHRTRDIERQAGYLKPEHCAPPPPRSGSGTMWFIRDGCGIVCGVITWFLVFYAEFVVVFVMLLPAKNVFYSLFNGVIFNGLAFLALASHAKAMCTDPGAVPKGNATKEFIESLQLKPGQVVYKCPKCCSIKPDRAHHCSVCKRCIKKMDHHCPWVNNCVGENNQKYFVLFTMYIALISFHALIMVAFHFVFCFEQDWTKCSNFSPPSTVILLILLSFEGLLFLIFTAVMFGTQVHSICTDETGIEQLKKEERKWAKKSKWMNMKVVFGHPFSMAWLSPFAAPDHGKADVYQYIV, encoded by the exons ATGAAGAGCCCGGGGCACCGCACCAGGGACATCGAGCGGCAAGCTGGCTACCTGAAGCCCGAGCACTGCGCCCCTCCCCCGCCCCGCTCCGGCTCCGGCACCATGTGGTTCATCCGCGACGGCTGCGGCATCGTGTGCGGCGTCATCACCTGGTTTCTGGTCTTCTACGCCGAGTTCGTGGTGGTGTTCGTCATGCTGCTGCCTGCCAAGAACGTGTTCTACAGCCTCTTCAACGGGGTGATCTTCAACGGCCTCGCTTTCCTTGCCCTCGCCTCGCACGCCAAGGCGATGTGCACAGACCCG gGAGCTGTGCCTAAAGGGAACGCTACCAAAGAGTTCATCGAGAGCCTGCAGCTCAAACCCGGACAGGTGGTGTACAAGTGTCCCAAGTGCTGCAGCATCAAGCCTGACAGGGCTCACCACTGCAG TGTGTGCAAACGCTGCATCAAAAAGATGGACCACCACTGTCCCTGGGTGAACAACTGCGTCGGAGAGAACAACCAGAAATACTTTGTCCTCTTCACG ATGTACATTGCACTAATATCCTTCCACGCACTAATCATGGTGGcgttccattttgttttctgctttgaaCAAGACTGGACAA AGTGCAGTAACTTCTCTCCACCATCAACggtcatcctcctcatcctcctctcctttgaGGGCCTCCTCTTTCTGATCTTCACCGCAGTCATGTTCGGCACCCAGGTCCACTCCATCTGTACCGATGAGACG GGCATCGAAcagctgaagaaggaggagagaaaatgggccaaaaagtcaaaatggaTGAACATGAAGGTGGTGTTTGGACATCCGTTCTCTATGGCCTGGCTGAGCCCCTTTGCAGCACCCGACCACGGCAAGGCAGACGTGTACCAGTACATTGTGTGA
- the tmem42b gene encoding transmembrane protein 42 — protein MFPGVFYALLAGFLGAVASSSAKLSLGADYLKGVCETGLRTWGEQRKFRQADETTACDRLHIPLRLLCGGLLFTCNAVMWTFLAKALRYSSSSTRTTVTTTASNFISSAFLGQLIFGEAQITLWWVGISLTLSGLLVLQRVSPQDGHQNAVAKDE, from the exons ATGTTCCCGGGAGTTTTCTATGCACTGCTGGCGGGTTTCCTCGGGGCCGTGGCGTCGTCGTCGGCCAAGCTGTCCCTCGGAGCCGACTACCTGAAGGGAGTGTGTGAAACCGGACTCCGGACGTGGGGAGAGCAGCGGAAATTCAGACAGGCGGACGAAACTACCGCCTGTGACCGG cTTCACATCcctctgaggctgctgtgtggcGGGCTGCTCTTCACCTGCAACGCTGTGATGTGGACCTTCCTCGCCAAAGCACTCAGGTACTCATCTTCCTCCACCCGAACCACTGTGACCACCACCGCCTCCAACTTCATATCCTCC GCTTTCCTGGGGCAGCTGATCTTTGGTGAAGCCCAGATAACGTTGTGGTGGGTTGGGATCTCCCTGACCCTCTCTGGTTTGTTAGTGCTGCAGAGGGTTTCACCGCAGGATGGGCATCAGAACGCAGTCGCCAAGGACGAATAA